One window of the Microbulbifer sp. Q7 genome contains the following:
- the dnaB gene encoding replicative DNA helicase — MNEYAPPEEDIQESQSSSPLPHSVEAEQSVLGGLMLDASRLDAVAEQLSAEDFFVASHRVIFGVMLELSGGEQPLDIVTLAEGLASRNLLADIGGPAYLAELAENTPSAANIVAYAKIVRERSMLRQLIAAAGEISRTSFNPGGLGSADLLQMAERRVAEIAEGRAKEGGFVGVDTLLKKTVERIDELFKSEGDITGLSTGLTELDQRTSGWQPGELIILAARPSMGKTALALNFVEAAMLSQEKPTLVFSMEMPSDSLVMRMLSSIGKIDQGRIRNGKLQEDDWPKLSSAVQKMKGKGLYIDDTPGLSPSEVRARVKRTVRDHTNLLMRADPKLSREDAERRAMPAMVMVDYLQLMQVKGSTEGRTQEISEISRSLKALAKEYECPVIALSQLNRGVEQRPNKRPMNSDLRESGAIEQDADVILFIYRDEYYNEDSPDKGLAELIIGKQRNGEIGTCRAAFVGKYTRFDDLAPEYYQEEH; from the coding sequence ATGAACGAATACGCCCCGCCTGAAGAAGATATCCAGGAATCCCAGTCCAGTTCGCCGCTACCGCACTCGGTAGAGGCCGAGCAATCCGTATTGGGCGGACTGATGCTCGACGCCAGCCGCCTGGATGCGGTGGCGGAGCAATTGAGCGCAGAGGACTTCTTTGTCGCCAGCCATCGGGTCATCTTTGGCGTGATGCTGGAGCTGTCCGGGGGCGAGCAGCCGCTGGACATCGTCACCCTGGCCGAGGGCCTCGCCAGCCGCAATCTTCTCGCGGATATCGGCGGTCCCGCCTATCTCGCCGAACTCGCTGAAAACACCCCTTCCGCGGCCAATATCGTGGCCTACGCCAAGATCGTGCGCGAGCGCTCGATGCTGCGCCAGCTGATCGCCGCTGCCGGCGAGATCAGCCGCACCAGCTTCAATCCCGGTGGGCTGGGGTCTGCCGACCTGTTGCAGATGGCCGAACGCCGGGTGGCGGAAATCGCCGAGGGGCGCGCCAAAGAAGGCGGCTTTGTCGGCGTGGATACGCTGCTGAAGAAAACCGTTGAACGCATTGATGAGCTGTTCAAGTCCGAGGGTGACATCACCGGTCTCAGCACCGGGCTGACCGAACTGGATCAGCGCACCTCCGGTTGGCAGCCCGGTGAACTGATTATCCTAGCCGCCCGTCCCTCCATGGGTAAGACCGCTCTGGCGCTGAACTTCGTCGAGGCGGCCATGTTGAGCCAGGAGAAGCCGACGCTGGTGTTCAGTATGGAGATGCCGTCCGACAGCCTGGTGATGCGGATGTTGTCGTCCATCGGCAAGATCGACCAGGGGCGTATCCGTAACGGCAAGCTGCAGGAGGACGACTGGCCCAAGCTGTCGAGCGCGGTGCAGAAAATGAAGGGCAAGGGGCTGTACATTGACGATACCCCGGGCCTGTCGCCCAGTGAGGTACGCGCGCGGGTGAAACGCACGGTACGCGATCACACCAACCTGCTGATGCGGGCGGACCCCAAGCTGAGCCGGGAAGACGCGGAGCGCCGCGCGATGCCGGCGATGGTGATGGTGGATTACTTGCAGTTGATGCAGGTAAAGGGCAGTACCGAGGGGCGTACCCAGGAAATTTCCGAGATTTCGCGCTCTCTAAAGGCGCTGGCGAAGGAATACGAGTGCCCGGTGATTGCGCTGTCGCAGTTGAACCGGGGGGTGGAGCAGCGCCCGAACAAGCGCCCGATGAACTCGGACCTGCGGGAATCCGGTGCGATCGAGCAGGATGCGGATGTGATCCTGTTTATCTACCGCGACGAGTATTACAACGAGGATAGCCCGGACAAGGGCTTGGCGGAACTGATTATCGGTAAGCAGCGTAACGGTGAGATTGGTACTTGCCGGGCGGCGTTTGTGGGTAAATACACGCGCTTTGATGACCTGGCGCCGGAGTATTACCAGGAAGAACACTGA
- the bioD gene encoding dethiobiotin synthase codes for MTRTFFVTGTNTEVGKTYVTAALLHAAGVQGLKTAAVKPVASGCEQTPEGLRNSDALTLMAAMSEEMPYEQVNPIALEPAIAPHIAAMEAGRRLEPSRLVGICRGVMSGKADLVLIEGAGGWRVPLAPRLFLSDVPRALELPVILVVSMELGCINHALLTAEAIHRDGLPLAGWVANFVRGPQSDMPRAEENLATLRTVLPAPCLGVLPHDESGDYRSGAAHLDLSPLLSSSN; via the coding sequence GTGACTCGCACGTTTTTTGTAACGGGAACCAATACCGAGGTTGGAAAAACCTATGTGACCGCGGCACTGCTGCATGCCGCCGGTGTGCAGGGGCTGAAAACGGCGGCGGTGAAGCCGGTGGCATCCGGTTGTGAGCAGACCCCGGAGGGGCTGCGCAACAGCGATGCGCTGACCCTGATGGCGGCGATGAGTGAAGAGATGCCCTATGAGCAGGTCAACCCAATCGCACTGGAGCCGGCAATTGCACCGCATATCGCCGCCATGGAAGCCGGCCGGCGCCTGGAACCTTCGCGGTTGGTGGGTATCTGCCGCGGGGTGATGAGCGGCAAGGCGGATCTGGTGCTGATCGAAGGCGCCGGTGGCTGGCGGGTGCCGCTGGCGCCGCGGCTGTTTTTATCCGACGTGCCGCGGGCCCTGGAGCTGCCGGTCATACTGGTGGTCAGCATGGAACTGGGGTGCATTAACCACGCTCTGCTGACCGCCGAGGCGATTCACCGCGATGGCCTGCCACTGGCCGGCTGGGTCGCCAACTTTGTGCGCGGGCCCCAGAGTGACATGCCGCGGGCAGAGGAAAACCTGGCGACCCTGCGCACGGTGTTGCCGGCACCGTGCCTGGGCGTACTGCCTCATGATGAATCTGGCGACTACCGCTCTGGCGCCGCCCACCTCGATCTCTCTCCACTGCTATCTTCATCCAACTGA
- a CDS encoding RNA polymerase sigma factor — MSLIDFFRGRAAKEDCFTALVRPHLRLMHRMAYRWTQERADAEDLVQDVLTHLFPRVDELATVQKLGPWLIKVLYRRYVDLYRRRARSPVDETAPCVSDDQFFQERLEDERNHYQQLELQRMLNRALFTLDESWRDVVLLHDVEGYTALEVAEILDINVGTVKSRLHRARKKLKSVLEPGTIEAFAAC, encoded by the coding sequence GTGTCCTTAATTGATTTCTTTCGCGGGAGGGCAGCAAAGGAAGACTGCTTTACCGCGCTGGTGCGACCGCACCTGCGTCTGATGCACCGCATGGCCTACCGCTGGACACAGGAGCGGGCGGATGCGGAAGATCTGGTGCAGGATGTACTGACTCACCTGTTTCCCCGTGTTGATGAGCTGGCAACCGTGCAAAAGTTGGGGCCCTGGTTGATCAAAGTGCTCTACCGGCGCTACGTGGACTTGTACCGCCGTCGCGCCCGTTCTCCCGTTGATGAAACCGCGCCCTGCGTCAGTGATGACCAGTTTTTTCAGGAGCGTCTGGAAGACGAGCGCAATCATTACCAGCAGCTCGAGCTACAGCGCATGCTGAATCGAGCGCTGTTCACCCTGGATGAGTCCTGGCGCGATGTTGTGCTGTTACATGACGTCGAAGGCTATACCGCGCTGGAAGTCGCCGAAATTCTCGATATCAATGTGGGCACGGTGAAGTCCCGGTTGCACCGGGCGCGAAAAAAACTGAAATCCGTGCTCGAGCCGGGAACCATTGAAGCCTTCGCTGCGTGTTAA
- the rlmB gene encoding 23S rRNA (guanosine(2251)-2'-O)-methyltransferase RlmB, translated as MAQHLVYGLHAVQALLKSSPQQVQELLLLRGRKDQKLQKIIRQAEQNDIAIRFVDRRALDEKVGDDGNHQGAVAVCVGDTKIYDEQFLKSLLQQLDEKNEAPFLLVLDGITDPHNLGACLRSAEAAGVHAVIAPKDKAAGLTPTARKVACGAAEVLPFVTVTNLARTLQMLQQAGVWIYGAAGEAEQNIYQSSLTGPLALVMGAEGPGLRRLTRENCDHLVNIPMAGEVSSLNVSVATGVCLFEAVRQRSAG; from the coding sequence GTGGCACAACATTTAGTTTACGGTCTGCATGCGGTGCAGGCTCTGTTGAAAAGTAGCCCGCAACAGGTGCAGGAACTGTTGCTGTTGCGCGGGCGCAAAGATCAGAAACTGCAGAAAATTATTCGCCAGGCGGAGCAGAATGATATTGCCATCCGTTTTGTGGATCGGCGTGCCTTGGATGAAAAAGTCGGTGACGATGGCAACCATCAAGGTGCGGTCGCCGTGTGTGTCGGCGACACCAAGATTTACGATGAGCAGTTTTTGAAGTCCCTGTTGCAGCAGCTGGATGAAAAAAATGAAGCTCCGTTCCTGCTGGTGCTGGATGGCATCACCGATCCGCATAACCTCGGTGCCTGCCTGCGCTCTGCGGAGGCCGCCGGCGTGCACGCAGTGATTGCACCTAAAGATAAGGCCGCAGGGCTCACGCCCACCGCCCGCAAGGTGGCTTGCGGTGCCGCAGAAGTGCTGCCGTTTGTCACCGTGACCAATCTGGCGCGCACCCTGCAGATGTTGCAGCAGGCGGGCGTGTGGATTTACGGCGCCGCCGGCGAGGCAGAGCAGAATATCTACCAATCCTCCCTCACTGGGCCCCTTGCTCTGGTAATGGGTGCCGAGGGGCCCGGCCTGCGCCGCCTCACCCGGGAAAACTGCGACCACCTGGTAAATATTCCCATGGCGGGCGAAGTCAGTAGTCTAAACGTATCGGTCGCCACCGGCGTCTGTCTGTTCGAGGCGGTGCGGCAGCGTTCCGCCGGCTAA
- a CDS encoding anti-sigma factor has protein sequence MMNCCQARRELDLMQRENNSVLLKHLHRCSECREYAEELRLVNLLRTMPAPQPSEYFEERVLNAAMPKQRNAVQGNVRKWQLATAASVLFAVIAALPQWRSSTPTVEASMVQASASEALPVRVSVDAARAMEGALISVSLPENLALEGYGDQRELSWRTNLYAGANRLTLPVRARTGQRNEILIRIEHDGARKEFYVPVEFPASGDLPANQGAAVTPQTI, from the coding sequence ATGATGAACTGCTGTCAGGCTCGTCGCGAACTGGACTTGATGCAAAGGGAAAACAACAGCGTGCTGCTGAAGCACCTGCATCGTTGTAGTGAGTGCCGTGAATATGCCGAAGAGCTGCGTCTGGTAAATCTGCTGCGCACCATGCCAGCGCCCCAGCCGAGTGAATATTTCGAAGAGCGCGTGCTGAATGCGGCAATGCCGAAACAGCGCAATGCAGTGCAGGGTAACGTGCGCAAGTGGCAGCTGGCTACGGCCGCCAGTGTGTTGTTCGCGGTCATTGCGGCGCTGCCGCAGTGGCGGTCGTCCACGCCCACCGTTGAGGCATCGATGGTGCAGGCGTCAGCCTCAGAAGCGCTCCCGGTACGGGTCTCTGTGGATGCTGCACGCGCAATGGAAGGCGCTTTGATCAGTGTGTCTCTTCCGGAAAATCTCGCGCTTGAAGGATACGGTGACCAGCGGGAGTTGAGCTGGCGCACCAACCTATACGCGGGCGCAAATCGGCTGACGCTGCCTGTGCGTGCGCGTACCGGGCAGCGCAATGAGATATTGATCCGCATTGAGCACGACGGTGCACGCAAAGAGTTTTATGTGCCGGTGGAGTTCCCCGCAAGCGGGGACTTACCAGCTAACCAGGGTGCGGCCGTGACGCCGCAAACGATCTGA
- the rpsF gene encoding 30S ribosomal protein S6 encodes MRHYEIVFLVHPDQSEQVPGMVERYTATIKESGGDVHRLEDWGRRRLAYPINKIHKAHYILMNVECTEEALAELTTNFKYNDAVLRNLVIREDEAITEESPIMKAEKESRERKAARAERSERRERADREDSSSEGAEEDKSSDTTEDEE; translated from the coding sequence ATGCGTCATTACGAAATTGTATTCCTGGTTCACCCGGACCAGAGCGAGCAGGTGCCCGGCATGGTCGAGCGTTACACTGCGACCATCAAGGAAAGCGGTGGCGACGTTCACCGTCTGGAAGACTGGGGCCGCCGCCGTCTGGCTTACCCGATCAACAAGATCCACAAGGCTCACTACATTCTGATGAATGTTGAGTGTACTGAAGAAGCGCTGGCCGAACTGACCACCAACTTCAAGTACAACGACGCCGTGCTGCGCAATCTGGTGATCCGTGAAGACGAAGCGATCACCGAAGAAAGCCCGATCATGAAGGCCGAGAAAGAGTCCCGCGAGCGCAAAGCTGCGCGCGCAGAACGCTCTGAGCGTCGCGAGCGCGCCGACCGTGAAGATTCTTCTTCCGAAGGCGCCGAGGAAGACAAGTCTTCCGACACCACTGAAGACGAAGAGTAA
- the rpsR gene encoding 30S ribosomal protein S18: protein MARFFRRRKFCRFTAEGTKRIDYKDLDTLKAYVSETGKIVPSRITGTKAKYQRQLATAVKRARYIALLPYTDSHEA, encoded by the coding sequence ATGGCACGTTTTTTCCGTCGTCGTAAGTTCTGCCGTTTCACCGCCGAAGGCACCAAGCGTATCGATTACAAAGATCTCGATACCCTGAAAGCCTACGTTTCTGAAACTGGCAAAATCGTACCGAGCCGTATTACTGGCACCAAAGCCAAGTATCAGCGCCAGCTGGCCACTGCGGTCAAGCGCGCGCGTTACATTGCGCTGCTGCCGTACACGGACAGCCACGAAGCTTAA
- a CDS encoding murein L,D-transpeptidase family protein — MRYLKLSLIALLLVPTLALAKIKSVDEVVVYKSKHLMQLKRNGKVVKSYKVVFGKNPVGHKQYEGDSRTPEGRYTLNWKKKNSTYYRAIQVSYPNAQDRARAKKLGRSPGGSIMIHGQKPHWKGIEDYLTRMNWTDGCIAVTNPEMDEIWAMVDTGTPIEIFP, encoded by the coding sequence ATGCGATACCTAAAACTCAGTCTGATAGCCCTTCTCCTGGTCCCCACTCTGGCACTTGCCAAGATCAAGTCCGTTGACGAGGTCGTGGTGTACAAGTCCAAGCACCTGATGCAGCTGAAACGCAACGGCAAGGTTGTGAAAAGCTACAAGGTGGTCTTCGGCAAAAACCCCGTGGGCCACAAGCAGTACGAGGGTGATTCCCGTACCCCGGAGGGGCGCTACACCCTGAACTGGAAAAAGAAGAACAGCACCTATTATCGCGCTATTCAGGTCTCCTACCCCAACGCGCAAGACCGCGCCCGGGCGAAAAAACTGGGCCGCAGCCCCGGTGGCTCCATCATGATCCACGGTCAGAAGCCGCACTGGAAAGGTATTGAAGACTACCTGACCCGAATGAACTGGACCGATGGCTGCATTGCGGTAACCAACCCGGAAATGGACGAGATCTGGGCGATGGTGGATACCGGTACGCCGATTGAGATTTTTCCGTAA
- a CDS encoding tetratricopeptide repeat protein, translating into MELTPKLLAGLLWWGAVAAPAIAEEPFANGTAAFKGGDYERALAHFEQARQSGQQGPSLTYNLGVTLFKLGRYQAAQAQFQQLLEDPEWSEVARLQLGLMAEKQGRPVSAVGYYRDLTDSESPKLRRLALMRLSALARAPGAEPAPEQDPDRGLALLSLTSGYDSNAYSLQNELLTDDSVGADTFTELFAWGQYRLRGTAEDGWRLHGFAFGRRYSDLESLNLTSFNAGISRHMPWQGWRVELGGVAETASLGGERVTNEWRLVGRMQQEFGNGVLTLAYQPSYFNGTETYRYLDGWRQRFEARWAAPLAIMDIDVLYRLDLDDRQDLATADDGFYSYSPRRQTFGVEAELPLSWGWSLHAGSHYRLSNYRGNNRLQDSDGEFKQQAREGNRLRSWIGAEVQLLPRLQLDARVIRTNNDDNFDIYSYEKTEASLSVRYVF; encoded by the coding sequence ATGGAATTGACACCAAAATTGCTCGCCGGTTTGCTCTGGTGGGGCGCGGTAGCCGCGCCTGCCATTGCCGAAGAGCCGTTTGCCAATGGCACTGCAGCATTTAAGGGCGGGGACTACGAGCGCGCATTGGCGCACTTCGAGCAGGCCCGTCAGAGTGGCCAGCAGGGCCCCAGCCTGACCTATAACCTGGGGGTGACCTTGTTCAAGCTTGGGCGCTATCAGGCAGCGCAGGCACAGTTTCAGCAGCTGCTGGAAGATCCTGAGTGGAGCGAGGTGGCGCGCCTGCAGCTGGGGTTGATGGCGGAAAAGCAGGGCCGCCCGGTTTCCGCAGTGGGTTACTACCGGGATCTTACCGATAGCGAGTCCCCCAAACTGCGTCGCCTGGCGCTGATGCGTCTCTCGGCGCTGGCGCGGGCCCCGGGAGCGGAGCCTGCCCCGGAGCAGGATCCGGATCGTGGGTTGGCGCTGCTGAGCCTGACGTCGGGTTATGACAGCAACGCCTACTCGCTGCAGAATGAGCTGCTTACCGATGACTCGGTAGGCGCAGATACTTTCACCGAGCTGTTTGCCTGGGGTCAGTACCGCCTGCGGGGGACCGCAGAAGACGGTTGGCGCCTGCACGGGTTTGCTTTCGGCCGTCGTTACAGCGATCTGGAGAGCTTGAACCTCACCAGTTTCAATGCGGGTATTTCCCGGCATATGCCCTGGCAGGGTTGGCGGGTGGAGCTGGGGGGCGTCGCGGAGACCGCTTCCCTCGGTGGCGAGCGTGTCACCAATGAGTGGCGCCTTGTGGGGCGCATGCAGCAGGAGTTCGGCAATGGCGTGCTGACGCTGGCTTATCAGCCCAGTTATTTTAATGGCACAGAGACCTACCGTTACCTGGATGGCTGGCGCCAGCGATTTGAGGCGCGCTGGGCTGCGCCGTTGGCAATCATGGACATCGATGTGCTGTACCGCCTGGATTTGGACGACCGCCAGGACCTGGCTACCGCAGATGACGGTTTTTACAGTTATTCGCCGCGCCGGCAGACCTTCGGGGTTGAGGCCGAACTGCCACTGTCGTGGGGCTGGTCGCTGCACGCCGGCAGCCACTACCGTTTGAGCAACTACCGCGGCAACAACCGGTTGCAGGACAGCGACGGTGAGTTCAAGCAGCAGGCCCGGGAAGGCAATCGCCTACGTAGTTGGATTGGGGCGGAGGTACAGTTGCTGCCACGCCTGCAGCTGGATGCGCGGGTAATTCGCACGAACAATGACGACAACTTCGATATCTACAGCTACGAAAAAACCGAAGCCAGCCTGAGTGTGCGCTACGTCTTCTGA
- the rplI gene encoding 50S ribosomal protein L9, giving the protein MEVILLDKVGKLGNVGDRVEVKSGFGRNFLLPTGKAVLANAANIAEFEAKRAELEAAAAAKVSEAEGRAAKLEGLVVTIAANAGDEGKLFGSIGTRDIADAITAAGVAVEKAEVKLPEGALREVGEYDVDVQLHSDVVTAVKVVVEAE; this is encoded by the coding sequence ATGGAAGTTATTCTGCTCGACAAAGTAGGCAAACTGGGCAATGTGGGCGACCGCGTTGAAGTTAAATCCGGTTTCGGCCGCAACTTCCTGTTGCCTACCGGTAAAGCCGTTCTGGCCAACGCAGCGAACATCGCTGAGTTCGAAGCCAAGCGCGCTGAGCTGGAAGCAGCAGCTGCTGCCAAAGTAAGCGAAGCCGAAGGCCGCGCTGCCAAGCTGGAAGGCCTGGTTGTCACCATCGCCGCCAACGCTGGCGACGAAGGCAAGCTGTTCGGCTCCATCGGCACTCGCGACATCGCCGACGCGATCACCGCTGCCGGCGTTGCTGTAGAGAAAGCCGAAGTGAAGCTGCCGGAAGGTGCGCTGCGCGAAGTGGGCGAGTACGACGTAGACGTACAGCTGCACTCCGACGTGGTCACCGCGGTCAAGGTTGTTGTAGAAGCCGAATAA